The Neorhodopirellula lusitana DNA window ACTTTTCCTGTTTCCGCAGGGGCTCGTTGGTATGGAATCGCTGCACCAATGGGCTTTGATTCCGGATCCTGACAACGAATCCGTCGCTTGGTTGCAGTCCGCTGCCCGTGGTGATCGTGCTTTGGCGGTGATTTGCCCGCGAGCGTTCTTTCCAGACTATCGCGTTCACATCGGACGTCGGGATCTGGCCAGTTTGCACCTTGCCAGTGGTGCCGAGGTCTACATCATGACGACCGTGGCTGGGCATGTTGGCAAATTAACCACGAACCTGCGGGCCCCGTTGTTGGTCAACCTTGACCGTCGGCTAGGGTGTCAGGTGATTACCAACGACGATCGCCCACTGCGGCAACCGTTGCCGACCATCATCGCGTCGATGAAGCAGGATCTGCCTGTTTCCCAAGTACGTGCTGCCTAAACGAACGCTGTCTTGAATCAGCTTGCTGGCCGAAGGACGACGAATCGTTCCACGGTGGCGAATCCGCATGATCGGTACGTGCGGACCTTATGATCCCGGCTTGGATATATCTAGGCACATGGTCGATCAATCTTCTTAGCGAGGCGAAACAACGGGTGTTGTTTCAAAAGCCAGACCTCGCATGATCGTTGCGATGGAATGCAAATCACGGCACGGATTGCCGACCCGATAGCATCAAGATTCCAACCAATTTGGTCCGATAGATCTTCCCTCCTGATATACGAAGCCGAGGACATCATGCTAGTCCTATCTCGACACCGTGACGAAAGCATCATGATTGGTGATGACGTGGTGGTGACCATAGTGGACATACGCGGAGACAAAGTACGTCTCGGCATTGAAGCGCCCCAGGCGATTCCGGTTCACCGCCAAGAAGTCTACGATGCGATTCA harbors:
- the fliW gene encoding flagellar assembly protein FliW, with amino-acid sequence MRIDTHRFGTLELNADQLFLFPQGLVGMESLHQWALIPDPDNESVAWLQSAARGDRALAVICPRAFFPDYRVHIGRRDLASLHLASGAEVYIMTTVAGHVGKLTTNLRAPLLVNLDRRLGCQVITNDDRPLRQPLPTIIASMKQDLPVSQVRAA
- the csrA gene encoding carbon storage regulator CsrA codes for the protein MLVLSRHRDESIMIGDDVVVTIVDIRGDKVRLGIEAPQAIPVHRQEVYDAIQRENRRASQTGAGATKDVRPPRD